The region tggaaaattgcGTATGTGCggttatgttttttgtttatcccCACAGCAAGTGAGTGCGTTTATTCCCTCGCGAAGTAGCCTTATaggtgctccgacttgtatggactggccatacctacttatctactttcattgaaactagaggtgtgcgccgatcttaaaatagtcggcggcggtgcgccgactggtaagagatcggcggcggcgcgccggaagaaatttatagtcggcggcggtgcgccgatcggcgcgccgataaatttacaaaaaatctaaactttcgaaaataatgcaaaaacatttgaaaaagcgtgcgcaatcatttttccgaacactgaaatcttactatcttgcaatctgaagtatcaaccacttatacaaggggaatcaactgaggcgtatctcaccttttatattgtgtacaatgtacaatcacctattattttgaaaacatctaatttaatgaatccaagaatgattaatgagtttgcgtaaatgacatgtaagctataagtcaaattataatttggaaattttaagtcacatcttcataccagatgttctgcaggcttcttatttccaacttataatttatgtcatttacgcaaactcactactattatctttcgatttatgcaataaccgttcccgttgcctttagtccatcttcgatgaaGGAGGgagatcgtagtagaaggttttcgcaaataagagatttagataaacttacatttataagtaataagtgcatagactacgccaaaatgattttttttcccaaattttttaaataaagcagctaaaaattgaaaataaagatacccgtgtctcgtctttttgacgaaaaaacttgaaaccggaaagattttccactttataaattcctaaaacacgtgatttgcgccattttccacccaaattccacataaggtcttaagtttgccacttcttcttcctcttatatgcacagaaaatagagtaacgtacccaagagttcacgttaagtgaggatacagaaaagacaaatgctgtttcgacctcgggtatcgatggcggtctcgggccagcgtgatctgaccatcctcagtagtatccatcgatacccttcccaagacagcagccaactttttctttggactagtatttatatggcgaccatataaaagacgagctataggtagaccaccagagagatggacaaacggaattaagaatattgcaggtacaaactggcagcaaatggcaatggatcgtacgaaatggaaagaagttggagaggcctacatccagcagtggatagaaacaggctgaaaaagaagaagaagaagtatttaaaaatatgcataaaacacttgccatctactgatagaaataggatacgttatagaaagctacttcgaagataaccctatcgtagcatcagaaacaaaatcaccgtcgtacagtgcaagtaagaagaaaaacccaaagtttcaacaaaaaatttttaacaaaaaactcctttctacgcatatagaaacatagcagcatatagaaacctgacttataaattgtcgcccattaaaatttctgaaagcactaaacgtataaaatttcggcgcgacgaaaatacaatcggcggcggcggcggcgtgagctattatttttcggcggcggcgcgccgaaaatttagcaaaaaatcggcggcgcgccggcgtaaaatcggcggtgcacacctctaattGAAACCCATATTCAACACTTACATACTTATTACGTTCACCGTAAATTAGCTAGGCGGCGCTGTTCACTAGGGCTGAATATTTATTCCACCGGGatttaatttccattaaaCGAATGCAGCACGGCTTTGTTTATCGTAGTACGATAATAATCTGCATCATTCGGCTGATGTACGGTTTATGTGAGAGTATTCAAAGAACTCAAACAATGAGCTTTACCCGAAAACAGAAGCTCACTAGGTACTTCACGAATAATGAGACTGGAACACatgatttgttttgaatttttcgcaGTTTCATATTATGAAAGACTCATGCTGGAGTTGAAAGCTATAGGTGCTTGTGATGACTACAGTGTGCTTTCACCGCTTTCACctgttttttttatctgaaCTTGCTTTAACTTTAACATCCTGTCAGTATGAATGTGCGTAACATGTACGAAGTCTTTTTTGTGGATTGAGGAACTGTGGTATGTAAGTAAAGGGAATAAAAGTTTCTAAGCTAAAATTTTCGGGTGTATATGATTTTTTGGCCTTTagcaacgcactccaagcatGTGTGGTAATCtgaatagagtactgaaactcgACAGTGTATGGAACAatttttggcactgtaaaaaaaattggaacgaattttcatacaaaatattacaatatttGTCAGCTGTCATTAGAAGcatttttgcttgaagtgcgtcgTTTCTACAAGTGATAATATTAaatgctttaaaaaatggtgaGACTTTCGTGTAATactgtttgttcaaaaatgaaatgcacagtttttagtatttcgagacatttcaaaattgcaatctgtcagatagtaaaggatgcgtttaattacccggcgcattaaaagatttgaaatttgaatgattttttccacagctacagatttttgcatgttaagtttcttacatttttggcagatagcattttaatagtaggaaacttagatttcgtaGGAAGAACTCGCggacggaaaaatgtaaatttattttgagtctgagtattgttctacatctatgatttctcttagatcgtgtttctattcaaacaaatcgatggtctttgaatactcaaatctgtagaaggaccgtctgcttcatacatttagcaaattttttacaagaagTTTTATCAGCACTTGAAGTGACGATATTGGAAACACGAATAagcatcagggaaaaaaatttgtcaacaattactaggccccaccttatgggtgggtcaggtcccttgactgactgaataaatattcgtaacttgacaacCGTGTATAAAATCCTACAAGAACTATCAAGTTACTAATTCTttaaagttacgaaaatacgaCAATCTGCACTCTGGGCGccgattttcgtgaatttaagaattccaGTTGTCACCTTAATGCGAATGTCCATacgattcgtaacttttaagatgacaactgtcaagttacgactTGAAGCAATTTTATTCGGTATTTGAAAAAGAGTCGCTAATATATGCAGCTATAGTATTTTTGACAACTGCTAATAGTTATGGAATGTATTGTGGATTGGattgtttcgatttatttaaaattctcaatagtGGCTGGGTTTTAACAGTTAGCCGCTGTACAACACCAtcgatttctttgaataaagacacgatctaagagaaattatagatgtagaacaatactcagactaaaaataaatttacatttttccgttcgtaaattcttctgacgaaatctaagtttcctactattaaaatgctatttgcaaaaaatgtaagaaacttaacatgcaaaaatctgtagctgtggaaaaaaaccattcaaatttcaaatctgttaatgcgccggttaaaacgcatcctttactatctgacagattgaaattgtcaactgtctcgaaatactaaaaactgtgcatttcatttttgaacaaactgtaagaCTTCCtattaaaaatacttaggAAATAAACTGTGAGAAGACGAAAATCCATTATTGAAGACGTAGTTCCCTAATTTTTCTGCTTTAACCGTTTTTACAAAAGGTTTCATTTGATAAACTACATACATTGTATAACAGCACAGCATACAATTCCAGAATcctaaacatttttaaaacccCCAATTGAAATTGTACTCAACCCTGTTGACACATACAGACGCTATACGATacaatgtaaaaacaaaatactaaATGCCTTTGCGCCAAAAGAAATCAGTACGATTTCAAAGACCGTTCAGTGCAGTCTACGtcgaaaaaacattaaaattcgtGCTAATTGAGTGTCTGAAATGAGTATACAATCCGGTGAACAGGCATCTAGACGAGAGTCTACTGATAATTCATCACACGAGTTGGTTGAAAAGCCAAAGTTGATCAgcaaaactaaaataacagATCTGAATTACGATTGcctgttttccattttcaagtGGATGCCAATAAATGATGCAATAGCAATGTGTGGTATATGCAAAAAGTTTGTAGAGCCGACCAAAGGGATTGTGCGAAGATTTAACAGTAAAAACATCTTCTCTTTGTCCGAACATATCTTTTGCATTAAGCTGCCCGCATTGACGCCTGCATTCTACAAAACTTTATATTACATGCCATCCTGTCCAATAAAATGCATTGGTCAATCGCTGTCAAAGATCTACCTCGATTACGACGGGACTTTCAAAGACAGTAGTGTGTCTGTCGTTGAAGATTCCATCCTAAATTACTGCACAGAATTGACCGAATTGACTTTAGTAAATGGGAAAAGCGCGCCGTTCGAGTCCATTAAGAAGCCAATCGCTAAACTCAAACTATTATATTTGAACAATTGCATTCTTGGACCGGTTTTCTGTCAATTCAGCGAATGGCTACCCCAGCTGCGTACGTTATCGATTATTAATTGCTACGTTCTTGATGCATCTTGCATTGACAATATGGGGAGAACAATGCCGGCATTAGAGTCTCTTCATCTAGATGTTGTACGAAAAATCAATAACGACGAATGGTCGAAAGGATACACTCATTGCAATACGGACGAGATTATGAAGCGTAACGGACATGTAAAACATTTCCGAACGACGTCGAGTAAGGCAATAATATATGAATTTTGTGGAAGCAGGTATTaaaaaacagaacaaaattttcagataCAAATCCTCGCAGGCTCTTCAACATCAGCAAATCAATGGAGCGACTCGAGACGTTAGAGTTTCAAGCTAAGAAAACTAAATTCCAAGGATCGAGCAACGAGTCCATCAACTTCAAATTGGTAAAAACACTGGTTATGAAGATCAGCGGATATGAACGGTTTCCCTGTCTATTGGTATTTGATTCGCTTGAGGAGTTAGACTTCACCTCTGACTCCAATCTGTGGACGTTCTTCTCCAGATCCAACCAgataaaaaaactaaaattttacgCGGTCCGTCATCGCACGCATCTAAACGATTTGTTGACAATTTCATCGACCTGGCCGGATTTGATTGAAGTTTCAATGCACCTGAGTTGTGTGCCCTTAGATGAGATCATTGAGTTTGTCCACTCACTCAGAAATTTACgacgattcaattttttgaaattcatttgtCAGTATCCAAGTCAGACGGAATCCGAAAAATTTGAGGAAGTTAAGCATCATCTATCGGACGAATTCGAAATTGTACCAGGAACTGATGTGAACCGTTTTTCATTGGTTCGTTTGAATTGAGCCAACTAATccgaattttatattttttgctcatttttctactaaattgtaaatatttttgagtcGATCAAATTGACTAATCATGTTTAAATATATTGCGCATTAAAATTCACTTCCATAACTTAACCGGCGTGAAGGAAAGGAAAGAAACTCAAACTGGTGTAACTtgtctgtttgttttttcagtttttagtTTCAGTAGAATCAAGATCTATAATTCGCTTCCGCAACATCTATTTATAACATTTATTAACGAAATAGTTTCGAATGTTATGTCCCTAATACGTACGTACAAAAATGGAATGGATAACTTTATTCTGAACGGAAGCGCGGTATGATTCGTCGCTCATGAAGAATTGTATTTAATATTGATAAAATGTAGCTTCGAGCAGTTCAGTTGAACAAGTTTTCGTCAACTCGTATTTACTGTTTTGTGTGGTTAGTATATTATGAACTTACTGTTATTTGCTGTTGCATTCCGCAAGGAATACGAAACAAAAAGGggattcattttcaaacagacattttagaagaaagaaagaaaaatcgattaaGACCTACCACATAAAACTTTACAAGATCCACAATGCTTTTCAGAAAGTGTATTAAAAGGAATTTGATTAGGTCTAACAAAGTATAAGGATTTCGTAGTCTCTTCCTCCTTTTCTTTAAATAGGATGTTATGTGCTCTGTAAAACgtatttcatcattttatataTGAAAAGCAATGGAAGAATTTATGTTATAATGTCCGTGAAGACACATCAACAAGAGCTTTATGTGTATAAGGAAAAGTTTTTGCactttttaaacttttattgtTGCAGAAAGGGaacaaaattcttattttataTGGTTGTTGGTCTGTACACATATACAGTCTGGTATAAGTATAAGCATGAGATCAGTTACTTGGTGTTTCACcagaaatttcttttccttcttccttggaattttattaaattccatttatatttttcaatttaatgtttttctcgGGTTCTCCATTATGTGTAATATATTAAGTACAACATCTCCGTTCCGTAATACGTTTTGAAAACGTTTACGATGTGACCGCCTTTCAGAAAGGTATATTTTATTATCTCCTTAGCATCGTGTCATATATTACATAAATGTACACATCGTTTCACTGCAAACATTTTCCCAGCTAATGGAAAATCTTGTTAAACTTTATGTTGTTTTCAATTGAACGACAATTTCAAGTGacaaaaagttttacaaatgtAGGACAATACAACGCGGATTACCACTAATTCGATCGACCAGCAAACATAAATCCCCTCTATTAAAAAGTTTCTGTTAGAGACTGTTTCGGGCTTTAAAgatgaaaatattcttaaatttGACTTGTTGGGTATAGTATTTATGAGCGAAAAATGTAATGGAGTTAGTACAACAAATTTTGTACCTAAACCTTGATTGGTGGGTTTCCAATTCAGCTGACCTATgagaaacattttcgaaaacccGATATCTGGGGAAAATAATTCGCTTGTGTTTTGATGCAAGCTATAGCGTGtacttccaaaaattttgactttaaGACCAGGATATTTTTGCAGTATTCCTGCAAATCAAAACAATCAGTTTCAAATTATCTTTTTCGTACAAATATTATCTCCAAGTTTGGTCGTTGCGTTTCTGTCAGACGCAGATTAATATCACCtcgaatttttcacaaatttttccatcgaGTGGCaaatattcaaagaaaatcctgtgtcattaaaaaaaatcttcaaaattttacgaaagaaattccttaaattcatggaaaatccGCAGAATCatagaaaattcattaaaaggctcaataaataaaagaaaattcttgaaaatttgaattaaattcctttgaCAAAATCAGAATCCAGAATCAGTAACAGATCCTctgaaaatcatttgaaaacgaTAGTAAAATCCTTGAAATCCTTAGAGTTGtcttttgaaaaatcatttgtcaacgaaatttacaaatatctgcCTGCCCCTCGTTTtccatttataattttcataagaGGAATAACTGTTTGttcgaatgaaaatataatttccatttccGATCAATGCAGACACATctataaatgaatgaaactgTTCTGGATGATTGATATCTGCTGAACCGATTCGGTTCTGTgataaaatagcaaaaatgaaatttaaaaactcaATGAAATGATTGCACTAACATGAGTTGTATTTTTatccttttattttctttgatagaATTGCCAATTTTCACTACATTTCTCTTCACTTCAAATATGTTTAAAGATTcgcaattcaatttattttactcgAAAAGTAGCTTTCGCACTTCACCTAAAACGTTTTCAAACagagtggaaaaaaattgacttaaaAAGTGCACTTGTCGAAATTGACCTAACTTCTTTCACACATCGACATAAGATGTAGATATACTCAGAATAGAGTGAACATGTACGTAGTAGTAAAGTGGTTACAACCAAAGATATAAAAGAAAAGCCATTCAAGATTATTAGTATTTTTCTGACAACATAATTGTTATAGTAGCTGCTACACATGAGGCAACATATTCAAACATGCACTGCATGGACT is a window of Bradysia coprophila strain Holo2 unplaced genomic scaffold, BU_Bcop_v1 contig_350, whole genome shotgun sequence DNA encoding:
- the LOC119080043 gene encoding uncharacterized protein LOC119080043 codes for the protein MSIQSGEQASRRESTDNSSHELVEKPKLISKTKITDLNYDCLFSIFKWMPINDAIAMCGICKKFVEPTKGIVRRFNSKNIFSLSEHIFCIKLPALTPAFYKTLYYMPSCPIKCIGQSLSKIYLDYDGTFKDSSVSVVEDSILNYCTELTELTLVNGKSAPFESIKKPIAKLKLLYLNNCILGPVFCQFSEWLPQLRTLSIINCYVLDASCIDNMGRTMPALESLHLDVVRKINNDEWSKGYTHCNTDEIMKRNGHVKHFRTTSNTNPRRLFNISKSMERLETLEFQAKKTKFQGSSNESINFKLVKTLVMKISGYERFPCLLVFDSLEELDFTSDSNLWTFFSRSNQIKKLKFYAVRHRTHLNDLLTISSTWPDLIEVSMHLSCVPLDEIIEFVHSLRNLRRFNFLKFICQYPSQTESEKFEEVKHHLSDEFEIVPGTDVNRFSLVRLN